Proteins encoded together in one Rhizobium bangladeshense window:
- the lptC gene encoding LPS export ABC transporter periplasmic protein LptC — protein MLDTLKNNGHAAYAGSGRSPYGDALFHSARVRRLKILLPLAALIVAGALATVALVSLYLPENVKFEGAKIENGKVVMEKPAIAGRNSDGVNYSMLAERALQDIRNPDLITLETIKAAVPMNDGLIARVVASTADYNRATDNLHMTAPFTLVLSSGLNAQFQSARLDIKGGNMRSDDPVTITKDNASIVAKRLEITDKGRVITFEGNVRMNVDPSTIHKQGT, from the coding sequence ATGCTCGATACCCTGAAGAACAACGGACATGCCGCTTATGCGGGCTCCGGCAGGAGCCCCTATGGCGACGCGTTGTTCCATTCCGCCCGCGTGCGGAGACTGAAGATTTTGCTGCCATTGGCCGCCCTCATCGTCGCCGGCGCCCTCGCGACGGTGGCTTTGGTGAGCCTGTACCTGCCCGAAAACGTCAAGTTCGAAGGCGCCAAGATCGAGAACGGTAAGGTCGTGATGGAAAAGCCGGCAATTGCCGGTCGCAACTCCGACGGCGTCAATTATTCTATGCTTGCCGAAAGGGCGCTGCAAGACATCCGCAATCCCGATCTCATTACCCTCGAGACCATCAAGGCCGCCGTGCCGATGAATGACGGGCTGATTGCCCGCGTCGTCGCTTCGACCGCCGATTACAATCGCGCCACCGACAATCTGCATATGACGGCTCCCTTCACCTTGGTGCTGAGCAGCGGCCTGAACGCGCAGTTCCAGTCCGCCCGGCTCGACATCAAGGGCGGCAACATGCGCAGCGACGACCCCGTGACCATCACAAAGGACAATGCTTCCATTGTTGCGAAGAGGCTGGAGATAACCGATAAGGGGCGGGTGATCACATTCGAGGGGAATGTTCGCATGAATGTCGATCCATCCACCATCCATAAACAGGGCACTTAA
- a CDS encoding LptA/OstA family protein encodes MTKDCRISACKTGIAFVAGAFALILTASGAGAQSTTMSGMKLSNDQPIQIESDKLEIHDQEHTALFTGNVKVVQGTTTLQSGKMTVYYKDKAAKPGGGAAAQPEAKPEQSASLASGSADIDRILVTDKVYLVSGTQTATADDGSFDMASQTFVLTADQGNKVILSDGPNVFTGCKLTVHMQTGRAQLESCGGRVQIQLDPKSQPNAQKQN; translated from the coding sequence ATGACAAAAGATTGTCGCATTTCAGCTTGCAAGACTGGCATAGCATTCGTTGCCGGCGCATTTGCCCTTATTCTGACGGCCTCGGGCGCGGGCGCGCAGTCGACGACCATGTCGGGAATGAAGCTTTCCAACGACCAGCCGATCCAGATCGAAAGCGACAAGCTGGAGATCCACGACCAGGAGCACACGGCTCTTTTCACCGGCAATGTTAAGGTCGTCCAGGGCACGACCACGCTGCAGTCCGGCAAGATGACGGTCTACTACAAGGACAAGGCGGCAAAGCCCGGCGGCGGCGCGGCGGCGCAACCCGAAGCAAAGCCGGAGCAGTCGGCCTCGCTGGCATCGGGAAGCGCCGATATCGACAGGATCCTGGTGACCGACAAGGTCTATCTGGTATCGGGCACGCAGACGGCGACTGCCGACGACGGCAGTTTCGACATGGCCTCGCAGACATTCGTCCTCACAGCCGATCAGGGAAACAAGGTGATTTTGTCGGACGGGCCGAATGTCTTCACTGGCTGCAAGCTGACCGTTCATATGCAAACCGGGCGGGCGCAGCTTGAAAGCTGCGGCGGGCGTGTCCAGATTCAGCTCGATCCGAAATCGCAGCCGAACGCGCAGAAGCAGAACTGA
- the rpoN gene encoding RNA polymerase factor sigma-54: MALSANLFLRQSQSLVMTPQLMQSIQLLQMTHFELTQFIAQEVEKNPLLEFPSNDGEASDERAAIEDEQFGHSPEDAGSDDGADNRAEALSSDWYDTGGSESTSRLNDELDANYTNVFPDDGGPQRLDAPELVGQWKSMPGSADGVDYDLDDFVAGQVSLRDHLAQQIPFVLPDMSDRLIAQNFVDQLDDAGYIQVDLGETGERLGTSLTQVEHVLAALQTLDPPGVFARSLAECLAIQLRQKDRYDPAMQALVENLELLARRDFATLKRLCGVDEEDLLDMLGEIRQLNPKPGSGFETGVSEAIMPDVVVRPSSDGGWLVELNPDTLPRVLVNQSYFSRVTRNGEDHAFLSECLQSANWLTRSLDQRAKTIMKVASEIVRQQDAFLLHGVDHLRPLNLKTVAEAIKMHESTVSRVTSNKYMLTPRGLFELKYFFTVSIGAVEGGDSHSAEAVRHKIRTLIMQESPDAVLSDDDIVDMLKKGGIDLARRTVAKYREAMNIASSVQRRREKRALAKVAGF, from the coding sequence ATGGCACTGTCCGCCAATCTATTCCTGCGCCAGAGCCAGTCCCTGGTCATGACACCGCAACTGATGCAGTCCATCCAGTTGCTGCAGATGACGCATTTCGAGCTCACCCAGTTCATCGCGCAGGAAGTGGAGAAGAACCCGCTGCTCGAATTTCCGTCGAATGACGGAGAGGCGAGCGACGAACGGGCGGCTATCGAGGACGAGCAGTTCGGTCATTCGCCGGAGGACGCGGGCTCGGACGACGGCGCCGACAATCGCGCCGAGGCGCTGTCGAGCGACTGGTACGACACCGGCGGCAGCGAAAGCACCAGCAGGCTGAACGACGAGCTCGATGCCAATTACACCAATGTCTTTCCCGATGACGGTGGCCCGCAGCGCCTCGACGCACCGGAACTCGTCGGTCAGTGGAAGTCGATGCCGGGCAGCGCCGACGGCGTCGATTACGACCTCGACGATTTTGTCGCCGGCCAGGTGTCGCTGCGCGATCATCTCGCTCAGCAGATCCCCTTCGTCCTGCCCGATATGAGCGACCGGCTGATCGCCCAGAATTTTGTCGATCAGCTCGATGATGCCGGTTACATCCAGGTCGATCTTGGCGAGACCGGCGAGCGGCTCGGCACAAGCCTCACCCAGGTCGAACACGTGCTTGCCGCCCTCCAGACGCTCGATCCGCCGGGCGTTTTCGCGCGCAGCCTCGCCGAATGCCTGGCGATCCAGCTCAGGCAGAAGGACCGCTACGACCCTGCCATGCAGGCGCTGGTCGAAAATCTCGAACTGCTGGCGCGGCGTGACTTCGCCACGCTGAAGCGCCTCTGCGGCGTTGATGAGGAAGATCTTCTCGACATGCTCGGCGAGATCCGCCAGCTCAACCCGAAGCCCGGCAGCGGTTTCGAGACGGGTGTTTCCGAAGCGATCATGCCCGATGTCGTCGTCAGGCCCTCCTCGGACGGTGGCTGGCTGGTCGAGCTCAATCCCGATACGCTGCCGCGGGTGCTGGTCAACCAGTCCTATTTTTCCCGGGTGACCAGGAACGGCGAGGATCATGCCTTCCTTTCCGAATGCCTGCAGAGCGCCAACTGGCTCACCCGCAGCCTCGATCAGCGGGCAAAGACCATCATGAAGGTGGCAAGCGAAATCGTCCGCCAGCAGGACGCCTTCCTGCTGCACGGCGTCGACCACCTGCGGCCTCTGAACTTGAAGACAGTGGCCGAGGCGATCAAGATGCATGAATCCACCGTCAGCCGCGTCACCTCGAACAAATATATGCTGACGCCGCGCGGCCTCTTCGAGCTCAAATATTTTTTCACCGTATCGATCGGCGCAGTCGAGGGCGGCGACAGCCATTCCGCCGAGGCCGTGCGTCACAAGATCCGCACGCTGATCATGCAGGAGAGCCCGGACGCTGTGCTCTCCGATGACGATATCGTCGACATGCTGAAGAAGGGCGGCATCGATCTCGCCCGCCGCACGGTGGCCAAATACCGGGAGGCGATGAACATCGCTTCCTCGGTCCAGCGCCGCCGTGAGAAGCGGGCGCTCGCCAAGGTCGCAGGCTTCTGA
- a CDS encoding DMT family transporter, which translates to MTPENPNLARELVLLLVLATLWGSSYTFIKIGVETIPPVTLIAVRTLIAGAILLAVLRHRHVRLPSDRATWRLFVVQACLNSVIPFTLIAWAEQSVDAGLAVILNSATPIFTFLLTVSMTRHEQVAVRKLFGVVAGLAGICLVVGVEALGGLGESLMAQLAIILATICYAGAAIFSKNFRGLDPGVPAAGSLISGAVILMPISLVVDRPWALDPSAASVLVLLALSAFSTALAFTIYFRLVQTLGSVGTTSQAYLRVPIGVAIGIAFLGERLSPTAWIGLICVILGVIAMTVPRTTQTRSA; encoded by the coding sequence ATGACGCCTGAAAATCCGAACCTTGCCAGAGAACTTGTCCTGCTTCTGGTGCTGGCGACCCTCTGGGGTTCTTCCTACACCTTTATCAAGATCGGGGTCGAAACGATCCCGCCGGTGACGTTGATTGCGGTGCGCACATTGATCGCCGGCGCGATTCTGCTCGCCGTGCTTCGCCATCGGCATGTCCGCCTCCCGAGCGATCGCGCGACATGGCGCCTGTTTGTCGTTCAGGCCTGCTTGAACAGCGTCATTCCTTTTACGCTGATCGCCTGGGCGGAGCAGTCCGTCGATGCCGGACTGGCTGTAATCCTGAATTCGGCGACGCCGATCTTCACCTTCCTGCTGACAGTATCGATGACCCGCCATGAGCAGGTGGCGGTACGAAAGCTCTTCGGCGTCGTGGCCGGGCTTGCCGGCATCTGCCTCGTCGTCGGCGTCGAAGCGCTCGGCGGTCTTGGCGAAAGCCTTATGGCGCAGCTTGCCATCATCCTGGCGACCATCTGTTATGCAGGTGCCGCGATTTTCAGCAAGAACTTCAGAGGCCTCGATCCTGGCGTGCCGGCGGCCGGGTCGTTGATCTCGGGCGCGGTCATTCTGATGCCCATCAGCCTCGTCGTCGACCGGCCCTGGGCGCTCGATCCCTCGGCCGCATCGGTGCTGGTGCTGCTTGCCCTGTCCGCCTTTTCGACGGCGCTTGCCTTTACGATCTATTTCCGCCTCGTTCAGACGCTGGGTTCGGTCGGGACCACATCGCAAGCCTATCTCCGGGTGCCGATCGGCGTTGCGATCGGTATCGCCTTTCTCGGCGAAAGGCTGAGCCCGACGGCCTGGATCGGACTGATCTGCGTTATTCTCGGTGTCATCGCCATGACAGTGCCGCGCACAACGCAGACGCGAAGCGCGTGA
- the hpf gene encoding ribosome hibernation-promoting factor, HPF/YfiA family: MSVRVSGKHMEIGESFRQKIEDQIGMAITKYFDGGYSGQVTVEKASSRFSADCKLHLDSGVVLHAAGEATDPQLAFDAASERIEKRLRRYKRKLKDHHAGNHLNGFAEVSYTVMDSVPDHEDEIPDDFAPAIVAESTKQLKTMSVATAVMALDMTDEPLLLFRSPGKEHLNIVYRRHDGNIGWIDSANIKG; the protein is encoded by the coding sequence ATGAGTGTGCGTGTATCCGGGAAACATATGGAAATTGGTGAATCCTTCCGTCAAAAGATCGAGGACCAAATTGGTATGGCCATCACGAAATACTTCGATGGGGGGTATTCCGGCCAGGTCACCGTCGAAAAGGCGAGTTCTCGTTTCTCGGCAGACTGCAAGCTTCATCTCGACAGCGGGGTGGTGCTTCATGCCGCCGGCGAAGCGACGGATCCGCAGCTCGCTTTTGACGCCGCTTCCGAGCGCATCGAGAAGCGCCTGCGCCGCTACAAGCGCAAGCTGAAGGACCATCATGCCGGAAACCACCTGAATGGTTTTGCAGAAGTCTCCTACACGGTCATGGACTCCGTTCCTGATCACGAGGATGAAATTCCTGACGATTTCGCCCCGGCAATCGTCGCTGAAAGCACGAAGCAGCTGAAGACCATGTCCGTCGCCACCGCCGTGATGGCGCTTGATATGACCGACGAGCCGCTTCTCCTGTTCCGCAGCCCCGGCAAGGAACATTTGAATATCGTTTACCGTCGGCATGACGGAAATATTGGCTGGATCGATTCGGCCAATATCAAAGGCTGA
- the ptsN gene encoding PTS IIA-like nitrogen regulatory protein PtsN, protein MALADLLHQDAIIPALRVNSKKQLLQELAARAGRITGLSEREIFDVILQRERLGSTGVGNGIAIPHGKLVNIHSIVGIFARLEQPVDFEALDDQPVDLVFLLLAPEGAGADHLKALSRIARVLRDQDLVAKLRATDSASAIYAFLNEEQTSNAA, encoded by the coding sequence ATGGCATTGGCAGATTTGCTCCATCAGGATGCGATCATTCCCGCCCTCAGAGTAAATTCCAAGAAACAGTTGCTTCAGGAATTGGCGGCAAGAGCCGGGAGGATCACCGGGCTCTCCGAACGGGAGATCTTCGACGTCATTCTGCAGCGCGAACGCCTGGGTTCGACCGGTGTCGGCAACGGTATCGCCATTCCCCACGGCAAGCTGGTGAACATTCATTCAATCGTCGGCATCTTCGCCCGGCTGGAGCAGCCGGTCGATTTCGAAGCGCTGGACGATCAGCCCGTCGACCTGGTCTTCCTGCTGCTTGCGCCGGAGGGCGCCGGCGCCGATCATCTCAAAGCCTTGTCGCGCATCGCCCGCGTCCTGCGCGATCAGGACCTTGTTGCAAAGCTGCGGGCCACCGATTCCGCCTCGGCGATCTATGCCTTCCTCAACGAGGAGCAGACGTCGAACGCCGCCTAG